The Comamonas sp. GB3 AK4-5 genome includes a region encoding these proteins:
- a CDS encoding LysR family transcriptional regulator: protein MTFAQLEIFSVLAKLGSFSRAASVLGITQSGVSHAIRQLETELGVSLLQREAGASTLTEVGSRLLARANDMLQQKEALQQEAHLERGIARGTLRIASFGATSSLRLLPQLMAHYQAAHPLVEVQIEEAVDSVVVQWLLERRVELGFVVLPEERLDTLPLVADELVAVLPAAHPLAAQASLQARDFHGQPFIRTSAGSGPHIDQFLASAGAVPHTRFKLEQLSSMMGFVAQGDAITIAARLALPEPPAGVVYRSLKPRRRRDIALAALRFDKLSPAAQAFVEMARKRRKLLELG from the coding sequence ATGACCTTTGCGCAACTGGAAATCTTTTCCGTGCTGGCCAAGCTGGGCAGCTTTTCCCGAGCCGCCAGTGTTCTGGGCATCACGCAAAGCGGCGTCAGCCATGCCATCAGGCAGCTGGAAACCGAGCTGGGTGTCAGCCTGCTCCAGCGCGAAGCCGGTGCGTCGACCCTGACCGAAGTGGGCAGCAGGCTGCTGGCCCGCGCCAACGACATGCTTCAACAAAAAGAAGCGCTGCAGCAAGAGGCCCATCTGGAGCGCGGCATTGCGCGGGGCACGCTGCGCATCGCCTCGTTTGGCGCCACCTCATCGCTGCGCCTGCTGCCCCAGCTCATGGCGCATTACCAGGCAGCACACCCCTTGGTGGAGGTACAGATCGAGGAGGCCGTCGACAGCGTGGTGGTGCAATGGCTGCTGGAGCGGCGCGTGGAGCTGGGCTTTGTGGTCTTGCCTGAGGAGCGCCTGGACACATTGCCACTCGTGGCGGATGAGCTGGTGGCCGTGCTGCCTGCGGCCCACCCTCTGGCCGCCCAGGCCTCACTCCAGGCCCGCGACTTTCATGGGCAGCCCTTCATTCGAACCTCTGCAGGCTCCGGCCCCCATATTGACCAGTTCCTGGCCAGCGCGGGCGCAGTGCCTCACACGCGGTTCAAGCTGGAGCAGCTCAGCTCCATGATGGGTTTTGTCGCCCAGGGCGATGCCATCACCATTGCGGCGCGGCTGGCCTTGCCAGAGCCGCCTGCCGGCGTGGTCTATCGCAGCCTCAAGCCACGTCGCCGCCGCGATATTGCACTGGCGGCCTTGCGCTTTGACAAGCTTTCGCCTGCGGCGCAGGCCTTTGTCGAAATGGCCCGAAAGCGGCGCAAGTTGCTGGAGTTGGGCTGA
- a CDS encoding DMT family transporter: MTFRKSSTHLGLIAMAALWGASWPWGRVVAQAMPPLAAASLRFLLASVVLLLWLCRSGRMGGLRALAVRQWLGLACAAAVGVLGYSIFFLLALQTVPAGKAAMVVALNPVLTMLFAVLLFREAVNAVMCAGLVLAVTGALYALGGGAFTALLPASSGVGELLLLGCAGCWVAYTLIGRLVLTSVDALTTTTVTAAMGAALLLAASLVLEGPAAWAGLPAAPANAWYSLVALALGATALAYAWYLHGVRVLGAGAAAAYMSLVPLWGMLFSSIWLGETITASLLGGGAAAILGMLLMYWGRLRMAQKSA, translated from the coding sequence ATGACTTTTCGTAAATCCTCCACCCACCTGGGTTTGATCGCCATGGCCGCCTTGTGGGGCGCCTCCTGGCCTTGGGGCCGCGTGGTGGCGCAGGCCATGCCGCCGCTTGCGGCAGCCAGTCTGCGCTTTCTGCTGGCCAGCGTGGTCCTGCTGCTGTGGCTGTGCCGCAGTGGCCGCATGGGCGGGCTGCGGGCCCTGGCGGTGCGCCAGTGGCTGGGCCTGGCCTGTGCAGCCGCCGTGGGCGTGCTGGGCTATTCCATCTTCTTTTTGCTGGCGCTGCAGACCGTGCCTGCAGGCAAAGCCGCCATGGTCGTGGCCCTCAACCCGGTGCTCACCATGCTGTTTGCCGTCCTGCTGTTTCGCGAGGCCGTGAATGCGGTCATGTGCGCCGGCCTGGTGCTGGCCGTGACTGGGGCGCTGTATGCACTGGGTGGCGGCGCTTTCACCGCGCTGCTGCCCGCTTCATCGGGCGTGGGCGAGCTGCTGTTGCTGGGCTGTGCCGGCTGCTGGGTGGCCTACACCCTGATCGGCCGGTTGGTGCTGACCTCTGTGGATGCGCTCACCACCACCACCGTCACGGCCGCCATGGGCGCCGCGCTGCTGCTGGCGGCCAGCCTGGTGTTGGAGGGGCCGGCGGCATGGGCCGGCCTGCCTGCAGCCCCAGCGAATGCCTGGTACAGCCTCGTCGCGCTGGCGCTTGGGGCCACGGCCCTGGCCTATGCCTGGTATTTGCACGGCGTGCGCGTGCTGGGTGCCGGCGCGGCAGCGGCTTATATGTCCCTGGTGCCGCTGTGGGGCATGCTGTTTTCCAGCATCTGGCTGGGCGAGACCATCACTGCCTCGCTGCTGGGAGGTGGGGCGGCCGCCATTCTGGGCATGCTTTTGATGTATTGGGGGCGGTTGAGGATGGCACAGAAGAGTGCCTGA
- the dxr gene encoding 1-deoxy-D-xylulose-5-phosphate reductoisomerase: MKSVTILGASGSIGTNALAFLRLHRNRFSLKAASFAKSWESAVAIYREFSPEVVAFSDPAAASSFSEAIDGPCHVIAGPNAAAEVASMPVDVVLAAISGSIGFPSVHAAVKAGNRVALANKEALVCGGTKLLTLAKEHGSEVIPVDSEHSAIYQCVKLGRREELRRLVLTASGGPFRDWSKAQIVNATVDQALRHPTWQMGPKNSLDSATLANKGLELIEACYFFDMPSSHVDVFVNPSSLLHSAASYIDGTMIALLGHNDMKNAIGYALSYPDRLHTGVDDLNLGEVRSLEFRSVDSEKFPCLTLAREAVNAGPGATMMFNAANEIAGRMFMESRIGFYEISEIISESLSCDTAQFDVELDELMAADHEAKSLAAKIANRLILARA; the protein is encoded by the coding sequence ATGAAATCCGTCACCATCCTTGGTGCCTCGGGCTCTATCGGAACCAATGCCTTGGCATTTCTCCGTCTCCACCGCAATCGCTTTTCGCTAAAAGCGGCCTCCTTTGCCAAGTCTTGGGAAAGCGCTGTAGCCATCTATAGGGAATTCTCTCCCGAAGTGGTGGCATTTTCCGACCCTGCCGCTGCAAGCTCATTTTCAGAAGCTATCGATGGCCCGTGTCATGTCATCGCCGGCCCCAACGCCGCAGCGGAAGTCGCGAGCATGCCGGTAGATGTGGTGCTTGCAGCCATCTCCGGATCTATTGGCTTCCCCTCTGTCCATGCCGCTGTAAAAGCCGGCAATCGGGTTGCACTCGCAAACAAGGAAGCTCTTGTCTGCGGCGGCACCAAGCTCCTCACCTTAGCCAAAGAGCATGGCTCCGAGGTGATCCCCGTTGACTCTGAACACAGTGCAATCTACCAGTGCGTGAAACTCGGCAGGAGGGAGGAATTACGACGCTTGGTACTTACTGCAAGTGGCGGCCCCTTCCGAGACTGGAGCAAAGCACAAATTGTGAATGCCACCGTGGATCAAGCCTTGAGGCACCCAACTTGGCAGATGGGTCCAAAAAACTCCCTGGACAGCGCCACGCTGGCAAACAAGGGGCTGGAGCTGATCGAGGCCTGCTACTTCTTTGATATGCCATCGAGTCATGTCGACGTTTTCGTCAACCCCTCATCTCTTTTGCACTCCGCAGCAAGCTATATAGACGGGACCATGATTGCGCTTCTTGGCCACAACGACATGAAGAACGCTATCGGCTATGCCCTGTCATATCCAGACAGACTGCACACCGGCGTTGACGATCTCAATCTGGGCGAGGTCCGCTCCCTCGAATTTCGAAGCGTGGATTCAGAAAAATTTCCGTGCCTAACCCTGGCCAGGGAAGCAGTCAATGCGGGTCCGGGCGCAACCATGATGTTTAACGCAGCAAATGAAATAGCCGGGCGCATGTTCATGGAAAGCCGAATCGGCTTTTATGAAATCAGCGAAATAATTTCTGAATCACTGTCTTGCGATACCGCCCAATTCGATGTGGAACTAGACGAGCTGATGGCTGCCGATCACGAAGCCAAGTCGCTTGCCGCCAAGATCGCCAATCGCCTCATACTCGCACGCGCCTAG
- a CDS encoding septum formation initiator family protein codes for MVHRIVTLVLLAILAIVHAQLWLGSYSMDLVQEMRMQIAQIKSANEVARAENNRLASEVTDLREGKDMVEEKARSELGMVKPGEIYVQVTRP; via the coding sequence ATGGTTCATCGCATTGTCACGCTGGTGTTGCTGGCCATTTTGGCCATCGTGCACGCCCAGCTCTGGCTGGGCAGCTACAGCATGGACCTGGTGCAGGAGATGCGCATGCAGATTGCCCAGATCAAGTCGGCCAACGAGGTGGCCCGCGCGGAAAACAACCGCCTGGCCTCCGAAGTGACCGACCTGCGCGAAGGCAAGGACATGGTGGAAGAAAAAGCCCGCAGCGAGCTGGGCATGGTCAAGCCGGGCGAGATCTATGTGCAGGTCACCCGCCCCTGA
- the eno gene encoding phosphopyruvate hydratase produces MSAIVDIVGREVLDSRGNPTIECDVLLESGVMGRAAVPSGASTGSREAIELRDGDKGRYLGKGVLKAVEHINTEISEAVLGLDASEQAFLDKTLIDLDGTDNKSRLGANAMLAVSMAVARAAAEEAGLPLYRYFGGMGGVQLPVPMMNVINGGAHANNSLDLQEFMIIPVGAPTFREAVRWGAEVFHALKAIIHDKGMSTAVGDEGGFAPSVENHEAAIQLILEAIAKAGYKAGEDIALGLDCAASEFYKDGMYVLAGEGNMTLTAVQWADMLAGWCDKYPIISIEDGMHEGDWDGWKVLTDKLAAKVQLVGDDLFVTNTKILKEGIDKKIANSILIKINQIGTLTETFAAIEMAKRAGYTAVISHRSGETEDSTIADIAVGLNAGQIKTGSLSRSDRIAKYNQLLRIEEDLGDVAEYPGRAAFYNLR; encoded by the coding sequence ATGAGTGCAATCGTTGACATCGTAGGACGCGAAGTCCTGGACAGCCGCGGCAACCCCACCATCGAGTGCGACGTGCTGCTGGAATCCGGCGTGATGGGCCGCGCTGCCGTGCCATCGGGTGCGTCCACCGGTTCGCGCGAAGCCATTGAACTGCGTGACGGCGACAAGGGCCGCTACCTGGGTAAGGGCGTGCTCAAGGCCGTGGAGCACATCAACACCGAGATCTCCGAAGCCGTGCTGGGCCTGGACGCCTCCGAGCAAGCCTTTCTGGACAAGACCCTGATCGATCTGGACGGCACCGACAACAAGAGCCGCCTGGGCGCCAACGCCATGCTGGCCGTGTCCATGGCCGTGGCCCGCGCCGCCGCTGAAGAAGCCGGCCTGCCCCTGTACCGCTACTTCGGTGGCATGGGCGGCGTGCAGCTGCCCGTGCCCATGATGAACGTCATCAACGGCGGCGCCCATGCCAACAACAGCCTGGACCTGCAGGAATTCATGATCATCCCCGTGGGCGCGCCCACGTTCCGCGAAGCCGTGCGCTGGGGTGCCGAAGTGTTCCACGCCCTCAAGGCCATCATCCACGACAAGGGCATGAGCACCGCCGTGGGCGACGAAGGCGGTTTTGCGCCTTCCGTGGAAAACCACGAAGCCGCCATCCAACTGATCCTGGAAGCCATCGCCAAGGCCGGCTACAAGGCCGGTGAAGACATTGCCCTGGGCCTGGACTGCGCCGCTTCCGAGTTCTACAAGGACGGCATGTACGTGCTGGCCGGCGAAGGCAATATGACCCTCACCGCCGTGCAATGGGCCGACATGCTGGCCGGCTGGTGCGACAAGTACCCCATCATCTCCATCGAAGACGGCATGCACGAAGGCGACTGGGACGGCTGGAAGGTGCTGACCGACAAGCTGGCCGCCAAGGTGCAGTTGGTGGGCGACGACCTGTTCGTCACCAACACCAAGATCCTGAAGGAAGGCATCGACAAGAAGATTGCCAACTCCATCCTCATCAAGATCAACCAGATCGGCACGCTGACCGAAACCTTCGCCGCCATCGAAATGGCCAAGCGCGCCGGCTACACCGCCGTGATCTCGCACCGCTCGGGCGAAACCGAAGACTCGACGATTGCTGACATTGCTGTGGGCCTGAATGCTGGTCAAATCAAGACCGGCTCCCTGAGCCGTTCGGACCGCATCGCCAAATACAACCAGCTGCTGCGCATCGAAGAAGACCTGGGCGACGTGGCCGAGTACCCCGGCCGTGCTGCCTTCTACAACCTGCGTTAA
- the kdsA gene encoding 3-deoxy-8-phosphooctulonate synthase, producing MQLCGFDIGLDRRFFLIAGPCVVESEQLQMDVAGQLKEITSSLGIHFIFKSSFDKANRSSGASFRGPGMEKGLEILAKVKKELNVPILTDVHTEAEVPYVASIVDVLQTPAFLCRQTDFIRAVAQSGKPVNIKKGQFLAPHDMKNVIDKARAAAKEVGLPEDSFMACERGASFGYNNLVSDMRSLAIMRETNAPVVFDATHSVQLPGGNGTSSGGMHEMVPVLSRAAVAVGVAGLFMETHPDPCNALSDGPNAVPLKHMRALLETLVALDDVTKRTGFLENNFQP from the coding sequence ATGCAACTTTGCGGCTTTGACATCGGCCTGGACCGACGCTTTTTTCTGATTGCCGGACCCTGCGTGGTCGAGTCCGAGCAACTGCAGATGGACGTGGCGGGCCAGCTCAAGGAAATCACTTCCAGCCTGGGCATCCACTTCATCTTCAAGAGCAGCTTTGACAAGGCCAATCGCTCCTCCGGTGCCAGCTTCCGCGGCCCCGGCATGGAAAAAGGCCTGGAGATTCTGGCCAAGGTGAAGAAGGAACTCAATGTACCCATCCTCACCGATGTGCACACCGAGGCCGAGGTGCCTTATGTGGCCTCCATCGTGGACGTGCTGCAGACCCCGGCATTCCTGTGCCGCCAGACCGACTTCATCCGCGCCGTGGCCCAGTCGGGCAAGCCGGTGAATATCAAAAAGGGCCAGTTCCTGGCCCCGCACGATATGAAGAACGTCATCGACAAGGCCCGTGCTGCCGCCAAGGAAGTGGGCCTGCCCGAAGACAGCTTCATGGCCTGCGAACGCGGTGCCAGCTTTGGCTACAACAACCTGGTGAGCGATATGCGCTCACTGGCCATCATGCGCGAGACCAACGCCCCCGTGGTGTTTGACGCCACGCACAGCGTGCAGCTGCCCGGCGGCAACGGCACCAGCAGCGGCGGCATGCACGAGATGGTGCCTGTGCTGTCCCGTGCGGCCGTGGCCGTGGGCGTGGCGGGTCTGTTCATGGAAACCCATCCCGATCCCTGCAACGCCCTGAGCGACGGCCCCAATGCCGTGCCCCTCAAGCACATGCGCGCGCTGCTGGAAACGCTGGTGGCCTTGGACGATGTGACCAAGCGCACCGGCTTTCTGGAAAACAATTTCCAACCCTGA
- a CDS encoding CTP synthase, which yields MTKFVFVTGGVVSSLGKGIASASLAAILESRGLKVTLIKLDPYINVDPGTMSPFQHGEVFVTDDGAETDLDLGHYERFIETRMKQSNNFTTGRIYQSVLEKERRGDYLGKTVQVIPHVTNEIQEYIKRGAGMGTPDAVDVAICEVGGTVGDIESLPFLEAARQLALKHGPNNSAFVHLTYLPYIATAGELKTKPTQHTVQKLREIGIQPDALLCRAQYQVPEEEKAKISLFTNVPEWGVISMWDVDTIYKVPRMLHEQGLDGLICDKLRLNTPPTSLKRWDDLVHETEHPQGEVQVAMVGKYVELSDAYKSVNEALKHAGMQSHVRVKITHVDSETITDANAKQQLSQYDAILVPGGFGSRGVEGKISTAKFARENKVPYLGICLGMQVATIEYARHVAGLKGANSTEFDPQTPNPVIALITEWKDEDGTIKTRDENSDLGGTMRLGAQSSDVQPGTLAHSIYGDVVTERHRHRYEANTQYLDQLRQAGLVISALTQREQLTEIVELPAKVHPWYIGVQFHPEFKSTPWNGHPLFNAFIKAAVDGKQKAKKA from the coding sequence ATGACCAAGTTCGTCTTCGTCACCGGCGGTGTGGTGTCTTCCCTGGGCAAGGGAATCGCCTCAGCCTCCCTTGCTGCGATCCTCGAATCGCGCGGCCTCAAAGTCACCCTCATCAAGCTGGACCCCTATATCAACGTGGACCCCGGCACCATGTCGCCGTTCCAGCACGGCGAAGTGTTCGTGACGGACGACGGCGCCGAGACCGACCTGGACCTGGGCCACTACGAACGCTTCATCGAAACCCGCATGAAGCAGTCCAACAACTTCACCACGGGCCGCATCTACCAGTCCGTGCTGGAGAAGGAACGCCGTGGTGACTACCTGGGCAAGACCGTGCAGGTCATCCCCCATGTCACCAACGAGATCCAGGAATACATCAAGCGTGGCGCCGGCATGGGCACGCCCGATGCCGTGGACGTGGCGATCTGTGAAGTCGGCGGCACCGTGGGCGACATCGAATCCCTGCCCTTCCTGGAAGCCGCACGCCAGTTGGCCCTCAAGCACGGCCCCAACAACTCAGCCTTTGTCCACCTGACCTACCTGCCCTATATCGCAACGGCAGGCGAGCTCAAGACCAAGCCCACCCAGCACACGGTGCAAAAGCTGCGCGAAATCGGCATCCAGCCCGACGCCCTGCTGTGCCGCGCCCAATACCAGGTGCCGGAAGAGGAAAAGGCGAAGATTTCGCTGTTCACCAACGTGCCCGAGTGGGGTGTGATCTCCATGTGGGACGTGGACACCATCTACAAGGTGCCCCGCATGCTGCACGAGCAGGGCCTGGACGGCCTGATCTGCGACAAGCTGCGCCTGAACACGCCCCCCACCAGCCTCAAGCGCTGGGATGACCTGGTGCACGAGACCGAGCACCCACAAGGCGAGGTCCAGGTGGCCATGGTGGGCAAGTATGTGGAGCTGTCCGACGCCTACAAGTCGGTCAACGAAGCGCTCAAGCACGCCGGCATGCAAAGCCATGTGCGCGTGAAGATCACCCATGTGGACTCGGAAACCATCACCGACGCCAACGCCAAGCAACAGCTGTCCCAGTACGACGCCATTCTGGTGCCCGGCGGTTTTGGCTCGCGCGGTGTGGAAGGCAAGATCTCCACCGCCAAGTTCGCCCGTGAAAACAAGGTGCCCTACCTGGGCATCTGCCTGGGCATGCAAGTGGCCACCATCGAGTACGCCCGCCATGTGGCCGGCCTCAAGGGTGCCAACTCCACCGAGTTCGATCCGCAAACGCCCAACCCCGTGATCGCCCTGATCACCGAGTGGAAGGACGAGGACGGCACGATCAAGACGCGTGACGAGAACTCCGACCTGGGCGGCACCATGCGCCTGGGCGCCCAGTCCTCCGACGTGCAGCCCGGCACCCTGGCCCACAGCATCTACGGTGATGTGGTGACAGAGCGCCACCGCCACCGCTATGAGGCCAACACCCAGTATCTGGACCAGTTGCGCCAGGCCGGCCTGGTGATCTCGGCCCTGACCCAGCGCGAGCAGCTGACCGAAATCGTCGAGCTGCCCGCCAAGGTCCACCCCTGGTATATCGGCGTGCAGTTCCACCCCGAGTTCAAATCCACGCCCTGGAACGGCCACCCGCTGTTCAACGCCTTCATCAAGGCGGCCGTGGACGGCAAGCAAAAGGCCAAGAAGGCCTGA
- the coaBC gene encoding bifunctional phosphopantothenoylcysteine decarboxylase/phosphopantothenate--cysteine ligase CoaBC, producing the protein MTLLAGKHIVLGLSGGVACYKSAHLCRLLIKAGATVQVVMTEAAEQFITPVTMQALSGRTVYGSQWDAREPNNMPHINLSREADAIVIAPCSADFIAKLAQGRADELLSLMCLARPIDRIPLLLAPAMNREMWAHPATQRNLAQVAKDGAKVLGVGVGDQACGETGDGRMLEPEELLEDLQAFFAPKLLLGRRLLITAGPTFEAIDPVRGITNLSSGKMGFAIAAAAKAAGAEVIVVAGPVHLATPRGVQRINVQSAQQMLAAVQSQVGSADVFIATAAVADWRPANAADQKIKKDGSGDVPALAFVENPDILATVAKSERAQKGALYCVGFAAESHDLLAHATAKRQRKDVPLLVGNIGPATFGQDDNALLLVDAQGHSELPRASKTQLGVQLVQELARRLVK; encoded by the coding sequence ATGACACTGCTTGCTGGAAAACACATCGTGCTGGGCCTCTCCGGAGGCGTGGCCTGCTACAAGTCGGCCCACCTGTGCCGTCTGCTGATCAAGGCAGGTGCCACCGTGCAGGTGGTGATGACGGAGGCGGCCGAGCAATTCATCACCCCGGTGACCATGCAGGCCCTGTCAGGGCGCACGGTGTACGGCTCGCAGTGGGATGCGCGCGAGCCCAACAATATGCCCCACATCAACCTCAGCCGCGAGGCCGATGCCATTGTGATCGCACCTTGCAGCGCCGACTTCATCGCCAAGCTGGCCCAGGGCCGGGCCGATGAGTTGCTCAGCCTGATGTGCTTGGCCCGTCCCATAGACCGCATACCGCTGCTGCTGGCCCCGGCCATGAACCGCGAAATGTGGGCCCATCCGGCCACGCAGCGCAATCTGGCCCAGGTGGCCAAGGACGGCGCCAAGGTGCTGGGCGTGGGCGTGGGCGACCAGGCCTGTGGTGAAACCGGTGACGGCCGCATGCTGGAGCCCGAGGAGCTGCTGGAAGACCTGCAGGCCTTTTTTGCGCCCAAGTTGCTGCTGGGGCGCCGCCTGCTGATCACGGCCGGCCCCACCTTCGAGGCCATAGACCCGGTGCGCGGCATCACCAACCTCTCCAGCGGCAAGATGGGCTTTGCCATCGCCGCCGCCGCCAAGGCCGCCGGGGCGGAGGTCATCGTGGTGGCCGGCCCGGTGCACCTGGCCACGCCGCGCGGCGTGCAACGCATCAATGTGCAGTCGGCCCAGCAAATGCTGGCCGCCGTGCAGTCGCAGGTGGGCAGTGCCGATGTGTTCATCGCCACGGCTGCCGTGGCCGACTGGCGCCCGGCCAATGCGGCCGACCAGAAGATCAAGAAAGACGGCTCGGGCGATGTGCCGGCCCTGGCCTTTGTCGAGAACCCCGACATCCTGGCCACCGTGGCGAAGTCCGAGCGTGCCCAAAAAGGCGCACTGTACTGCGTGGGCTTTGCCGCCGAAAGCCATGACCTGCTGGCACATGCTACGGCCAAGCGCCAACGCAAGGATGTGCCGCTGCTGGTGGGCAATATCGGCCCCGCCACCTTCGGCCAGGACGACAATGCCCTGCTGCTGGTGGATGCCCAGGGCCACAGCGAGCTGCCCCGGGCCTCCAAGACCCAGCTGGGTGTGCAACTGGTGCAGGAGCTGGCGCGCAGGTTGGTGAAGTAA
- the dut gene encoding dUTP diphosphatase, whose product MNVDLKILDARLRENMPAYATPGSAGLDLRACIDAPLTLEPGQWQLVPTGMAVYLKDPGYAAMILPRSGMGHKHGIVLGNLVGLIDSDYQGQLMVSAWNRSSTAFTLQPMDRLAQMVIVPVVQPQFNLVEEFEAVSERGEGGYGSTGKH is encoded by the coding sequence ATGAACGTTGACCTGAAAATCCTGGATGCGCGCCTGCGCGAGAACATGCCCGCCTATGCCACGCCCGGCAGCGCGGGACTGGACCTGCGTGCCTGCATCGATGCGCCGCTGACCCTGGAGCCCGGTCAATGGCAGCTGGTGCCCACCGGCATGGCGGTCTACCTAAAAGATCCCGGCTACGCCGCCATGATCCTGCCGCGCTCCGGCATGGGCCACAAGCACGGCATTGTGCTGGGCAATCTGGTGGGCCTGATCGATAGCGACTACCAGGGCCAGCTCATGGTCAGCGCCTGGAATCGCTCCAGCACCGCCTTCACCCTGCAGCCCATGGACCGCCTGGCCCAGATGGTCATCGTGCCCGTGGTGCAGCCCCAGTTCAACCTGGTCGAGGAATTTGAAGCCGTCTCCGAGCGTGGAGAAGGTGGCTACGGCTCCACCGGGAAACATTAA
- a CDS encoding sensor histidine kinase, with translation MKWHPFPASLSLRSRLLLGTLVWITLALALAGWGLRNLFHEHVDQQLQDQLVRQLDQLSASVNLDTRRRVDVAPMAGDARLERPLSGLYWQVDALTEDGSVEHSGLARSRSLWDQDLQLPATLPAPTQGRRGYSVLELHDSQGNALTAVSRPLQLPEADAPRLRLTVAADQALLAEPLQRFTTMLLVALGLLAGGLLLAVAVQLHLALHPLRLLRRQLAAVRTGQAAQLQGQFPNELQPLVSEFNHVLTANADIVQRARTQAGNLAHAVHTPLNVLGNAAAQEHSPLAQLVREQVATATRQVDYHLARARAATGVRATGLRTPVQAPLQALLRTMERLHAGRQLQFSLHGANAEMAFRGEEQDLFEMLGNLLDNAGKWAASQVRLEVQREGDSLCFTVDDNGPGIADDAQRQRIFERGERLDEQRPGTGLGLDIVRELAHTYGGSIEALPSPLGGLRMRLCLPAATQE, from the coding sequence ATGAAGTGGCACCCATTCCCCGCATCGCTGTCGCTGCGCAGCCGCCTGCTGCTGGGCACCTTGGTCTGGATCACCTTGGCACTGGCCCTGGCCGGCTGGGGCTTGCGCAATCTGTTTCACGAACATGTGGACCAGCAGCTGCAAGACCAGCTGGTGCGCCAGCTCGATCAGCTGAGCGCATCCGTCAACCTGGACACGCGCCGGCGCGTGGACGTGGCCCCCATGGCCGGCGATGCGCGGCTGGAGCGCCCGCTGTCCGGCCTGTACTGGCAGGTGGATGCCCTGACCGAAGACGGCAGCGTGGAGCACAGCGGCCTGGCCCGCTCGCGCTCGCTATGGGACCAGGATTTGCAACTCCCCGCTACCTTGCCCGCACCCACTCAAGGTCGCCGTGGCTATAGCGTGCTGGAGCTGCACGACAGCCAGGGCAATGCGCTGACGGCCGTGAGCCGCCCGCTGCAACTGCCGGAAGCCGATGCACCGCGCCTGCGCCTGACCGTGGCCGCCGACCAGGCCTTGCTGGCCGAGCCGCTGCAGCGCTTTACCACCATGCTGCTGGTCGCACTGGGCCTGCTGGCAGGCGGCCTGCTGCTGGCCGTGGCCGTGCAGCTGCACCTGGCACTGCACCCGCTGCGGCTGCTGCGCCGGCAGTTGGCCGCTGTGCGCACCGGCCAGGCCGCACAGCTGCAGGGCCAGTTCCCCAACGAGCTGCAGCCCCTGGTGAGCGAGTTCAACCATGTGCTGACCGCCAACGCCGACATCGTGCAGCGCGCCCGCACCCAGGCCGGCAACCTGGCCCATGCGGTGCACACCCCGTTGAACGTGCTGGGCAATGCCGCCGCGCAAGAGCACTCACCGCTGGCCCAGCTGGTGCGCGAACAGGTGGCCACGGCCACGCGCCAGGTGGACTACCACCTTGCCCGCGCCCGCGCCGCCACCGGCGTGCGCGCCACCGGCCTGCGCACGCCGGTGCAGGCACCGCTGCAGGCCTTGCTACGCACCATGGAGCGGCTGCATGCCGGGCGCCAGCTACAGTTCTCGCTGCATGGAGCCAACGCGGAGATGGCTTTCCGTGGCGAAGAACAGGACCTGTTCGAGATGCTGGGCAATCTGCTGGACAACGCCGGCAAATGGGCCGCAAGCCAGGTGCGCCTGGAGGTACAGCGCGAAGGCGATAGCCTGTGCTTTACCGTGGACGACAACGGCCCCGGCATTGCCGACGACGCACAGCGCCAGCGCATCTTTGAACGCGGTGAGCGCCTGGACGAGCAGCGCCCCGGCACCGGCCTGGGGCTGGACATCGTGCGCGAGCTGGCCCACACCTATGGCGGCAGCATAGAGGCCCTGCCTTCTCCCCTGGGAGGCTTGCGCATGCGCTTGTGCCTGCCTGCAGCAACCCAGGAGTGA